The Humulus lupulus chromosome 4, drHumLupu1.1, whole genome shotgun sequence genome has a window encoding:
- the LOC133829721 gene encoding phenylacetaldehyde reductase-like — protein sequence MSGEGKVVCVTGASGYIASWLVKFLLQRGYTVKASVRDPNDQRKTKHLLALDGAKERLYLFKANLMEEGSFDSAISGCDGVFHTASPVIQSATDPQAEIIEPAVKGTLNVLRSCAKVSSVKKVIITSSMAAVLINGKPLTPDVVVDETWFSDPVLCERLKIWYAASKARAEKAAWDFAKENGVDLITIHPGVTLGPLLQPTINDSVSLIMNLTNGPQTFPNRVYSYHDVRDVASAHIQAFEAGSTSGRYFLSGYIAHISELLKILQQLYPSITIPQRCENDEPFMQKYQVSDLKEKSLGILHSIPLEVSLRDTVESLKEKGLFSV from the exons ATGAGTGGAGAAGGAAAGGTGGTGTGTGTGACTGGAGCTTCAGGCTACATAGCTTCATGGCTTGTCAAGTTCTTACTTCAGCGTGGTTACACTGTCAAAGCTTCTGTTCGTGACCCAA ATgatcaaagaaaaacaaaacactTGCTAGCACTAGATGGAGCTAAGGAAAGGCTTTACTTGTTCAAAGCAAATTTAATGGAAGAAGGCTCTTTTGATTCTGCTATCAGTGGATGTGATGGGGTTTTTCACACAGCTTCTCCTGTGATTCAATCAGCCACTGATCCACAG GCCGAAATAATAGAGCCAGCAGTGAAGGGAACACTGAATGTTCTGAGGTCATGTGCAAAAGTGTCATCTGTAAAGAAAGTGATTATAACATCTTCCATGGCTGCAGTTTTAATCAATGGCAAACCTCTAACCCCTGATGTAGTAGTTGATGAGACATGGTTTTCTGATCCCGTTCTTTGTGAGCGTTTAAAG atcTGGTATGCAGCTTCAAAAGCTAGAGCTGAGAAAGCTGCTTGGGATTTTGCAAAAGAGAATGGAGTTGATTTAATAACCATTCATCCAGGAGTAACACTTGGTCCTCTCTTACAACCTACTATAAATGACAGTGTCAGTCTCATTATGAATCTAACAAATG GGCCTCAAACATTTCCCAATAGAGTTTATTCATACCATGATGTTAGAGATGTAGCTAGtgcacatattcaagcatttgAAGCTGGTTCAACTAGTGGAAGATATTTTCTAAGTGGGTATATTGCACACATTTCTGAGCTTTTAAAGATTTTACAACAGCTCTATCCTTCTATCACCATTCCTCAAAG ATGTGAAAATGATGAGCCTTTCATGCAAAAGTACCAAGTATcagatttgaaagaaaaaagttTGGGAATCTTACATTCCATACCCTTGGAAGTGAGTTTAAGGGACACTGTTGAAAGCCTCAAAGAAAAGGGTCTCTTTAGTGTCTAA